The following are encoded together in the Equus quagga isolate Etosha38 chromosome 1, UCLA_HA_Equagga_1.0, whole genome shotgun sequence genome:
- the LOC124240714 gene encoding zinc finger protein with KRAB and SCAN domains 7 isoform X2: MVGPQGSAAYEFLCVDYTQKKWRGPAVSQRALYRNVMPENHCSAASLGENRMESSELPAKQEISKGLESSDRLSGGLYGVVPGGPEAGDACEDALEKLEGQPSDEEGSQLESDFLEITYENKNKSTEDGCDIYKELGAHPNVSSHPAEHQGVLKGQKFYRCGECGKTFNWSSHLIGHQRIHTGEKPYECNECGKTFRQTSQLIVHLRTHTGEKPYECSVCGKTYRHSSHLIQHQRLHNGEKPYKCNECEKAFNESSKLFDHQRTHTGEKPYECHECGAAFSRSKNLVRHQVLHTGKKPYKCNECGKAFCSNRNLIDHQRIHSGEKPYECNQCGKAFSRSKCLIRHQSLHTGEKPYKCSDCGKAFSQISQLADHERMHTGEKPFECNECGKAFSLSKCLIRHQRLHTGEKPYKCNECGKSFNQNSYLIIHQRIHTGEKPYECTECGKVFSHNSSLMVHQRTHTGEKPYKCSECGKAFSDSSQLTVHQRVHTGEKPYECIECGKAFSQRSTFNHHQRTHTGEKHSGGARSVS, encoded by the exons ATGGTCGGGCCCCAG ggctctgcagcgtACGAGTTCCTGTGCGTGGACTATACTCAGAAGAAGTGGAGAGGTCCAGCAGTCAGTCAGAGAGCCCTGTACCGGAACGTCATGCCGGAAAATCACTGCAGCGCGGCCTCCCTGG GTGAGAACAGAATGGAGAGTTCAGAGTTGCCTGCAAAGCAGGAAATTTCTAAAGGGTTGGAGTCATCTGATAGATTATCAGGAGGACTCTATGGGGTGGTTCCTGGAGGACCAGAAGCTGGAGATGCCTGTGAAGATGCTTTAGAGAAGCTGGAAGGGCAACCCTCAGATGAGGAAGGGAGCCAACTCGAAAGTGATTTCTTGGAAATAAcatatgagaataaaaataaatccactgAAGATGGGTGTGATATATATAAGGAACTTGGGGCACATCCAAATGTGTCTTCCCATCCTGCAGAACATCAAGGAGTCCTGAAAGGACAGAAATTCTATCGATGTGGTGAATGTGGCAAAACTTTTAATTGGAGTTCACACCTCATTGGGCATCAGagaatccacactggagagaaaccctatgagtgTAACGAGTGTGGTAAGACATTCAGGCAGACCTCTCAGCTCATAGTTCATCTCAGAACCCACACGGGGGAAAAGCCCTATGAATGCAGCGTGTGTGGAAAGACCTATCGACACAGCTCCCATCTCATTCAACACCAGAGACTCCATAATGGGgagaaaccttataaatgtaatgaatgtgaaAAAGCCTTCAATGAGAGCTCCAAACTGTTTGACCACCAAAGaacccacactggggagaaaccatATGAATGCCATGAGTGTGGAGCAGCCTTCAGTCGGAGTAAAAATCTTGTCCGACACCAGGTACTTCACACTGGTAAGAAACCCTACAAGTGTAATGAGTGTGGGAAAGCTTTCTGTTCTAATAGAAATCTCATTGATCATCAGAGAATCCACAGTGGGGAGAAGCCTTATGAGTGTAATCAATGTGGCAAGGCCTTCAGTCGGAGTAAATGTCTTATTCGACATCAGAGCCTCCACACTGGGGAAAAACCATACAAATGTAGTGactgtgggaaagctttcagtcaaATCTCTCAGCTTGCTGACCATGAGCGAATgcatactggagaaaaacctttTGAATGTAATGAGTGTGGTAAAGCATTCAGTCTGAGTAAGTGTCTTATTCGACATCAGAGACTTCACACAGGTGAAAAGCCCTATAAATGCAATGAATGTGGAAAATCCTTCAATCAAAACTCATACCTCATTATAcaccagagaattcacactggtgagaaaccttatgaatgtactGAGTGTGGGAAGGTCTTCAGCCATAATTCAAGCCTTATGGTACATCAGAGAACCCATACTGGGGAGAAACCATATAAATGCagtgagtgtgggaaagccttcagtgacAGCTCACAGCTTACTGTGCaccagagagttcacactggagagaaaccctatgaatgtattgagtgtgggaaagccttcagtcagCGTTCCACTTTCAATCACCACCAgcgaactcacactggagagaagcacTCAGGTGGGGCTCGGTCAGTTTCTTAA
- the LOC124240714 gene encoding zinc finger protein with KRAB and SCAN domains 7 isoform X1, giving the protein MVGPQGSAAYEFLCVDYTQKKWRGPAVSQRALYRNVMPENHCSAASLAGENRMESSELPAKQEISKGLESSDRLSGGLYGVVPGGPEAGDACEDALEKLEGQPSDEEGSQLESDFLEITYENKNKSTEDGCDIYKELGAHPNVSSHPAEHQGVLKGQKFYRCGECGKTFNWSSHLIGHQRIHTGEKPYECNECGKTFRQTSQLIVHLRTHTGEKPYECSVCGKTYRHSSHLIQHQRLHNGEKPYKCNECEKAFNESSKLFDHQRTHTGEKPYECHECGAAFSRSKNLVRHQVLHTGKKPYKCNECGKAFCSNRNLIDHQRIHSGEKPYECNQCGKAFSRSKCLIRHQSLHTGEKPYKCSDCGKAFSQISQLADHERMHTGEKPFECNECGKAFSLSKCLIRHQRLHTGEKPYKCNECGKSFNQNSYLIIHQRIHTGEKPYECTECGKVFSHNSSLMVHQRTHTGEKPYKCSECGKAFSDSSQLTVHQRVHTGEKPYECIECGKAFSQRSTFNHHQRTHTGEKHSGGARSVS; this is encoded by the exons ATGGTCGGGCCCCAG ggctctgcagcgtACGAGTTCCTGTGCGTGGACTATACTCAGAAGAAGTGGAGAGGTCCAGCAGTCAGTCAGAGAGCCCTGTACCGGAACGTCATGCCGGAAAATCACTGCAGCGCGGCCTCCCTGG CAGGTGAGAACAGAATGGAGAGTTCAGAGTTGCCTGCAAAGCAGGAAATTTCTAAAGGGTTGGAGTCATCTGATAGATTATCAGGAGGACTCTATGGGGTGGTTCCTGGAGGACCAGAAGCTGGAGATGCCTGTGAAGATGCTTTAGAGAAGCTGGAAGGGCAACCCTCAGATGAGGAAGGGAGCCAACTCGAAAGTGATTTCTTGGAAATAAcatatgagaataaaaataaatccactgAAGATGGGTGTGATATATATAAGGAACTTGGGGCACATCCAAATGTGTCTTCCCATCCTGCAGAACATCAAGGAGTCCTGAAAGGACAGAAATTCTATCGATGTGGTGAATGTGGCAAAACTTTTAATTGGAGTTCACACCTCATTGGGCATCAGagaatccacactggagagaaaccctatgagtgTAACGAGTGTGGTAAGACATTCAGGCAGACCTCTCAGCTCATAGTTCATCTCAGAACCCACACGGGGGAAAAGCCCTATGAATGCAGCGTGTGTGGAAAGACCTATCGACACAGCTCCCATCTCATTCAACACCAGAGACTCCATAATGGGgagaaaccttataaatgtaatgaatgtgaaAAAGCCTTCAATGAGAGCTCCAAACTGTTTGACCACCAAAGaacccacactggggagaaaccatATGAATGCCATGAGTGTGGAGCAGCCTTCAGTCGGAGTAAAAATCTTGTCCGACACCAGGTACTTCACACTGGTAAGAAACCCTACAAGTGTAATGAGTGTGGGAAAGCTTTCTGTTCTAATAGAAATCTCATTGATCATCAGAGAATCCACAGTGGGGAGAAGCCTTATGAGTGTAATCAATGTGGCAAGGCCTTCAGTCGGAGTAAATGTCTTATTCGACATCAGAGCCTCCACACTGGGGAAAAACCATACAAATGTAGTGactgtgggaaagctttcagtcaaATCTCTCAGCTTGCTGACCATGAGCGAATgcatactggagaaaaacctttTGAATGTAATGAGTGTGGTAAAGCATTCAGTCTGAGTAAGTGTCTTATTCGACATCAGAGACTTCACACAGGTGAAAAGCCCTATAAATGCAATGAATGTGGAAAATCCTTCAATCAAAACTCATACCTCATTATAcaccagagaattcacactggtgagaaaccttatgaatgtactGAGTGTGGGAAGGTCTTCAGCCATAATTCAAGCCTTATGGTACATCAGAGAACCCATACTGGGGAGAAACCATATAAATGCagtgagtgtgggaaagccttcagtgacAGCTCACAGCTTACTGTGCaccagagagttcacactggagagaaaccctatgaatgtattgagtgtgggaaagccttcagtcagCGTTCCACTTTCAATCACCACCAgcgaactcacactggagagaagcacTCAGGTGGGGCTCGGTCAGTTTCTTAA